A single genomic interval of Lathyrus oleraceus cultivar Zhongwan6 chromosome 7, CAAS_Psat_ZW6_1.0, whole genome shotgun sequence harbors:
- the LOC127102172 gene encoding secreted RxLR effector protein 161-like: protein MESCNPVSTPMEPGTKLSKFDGGERVEAGKYRSLVGSLHYLTCTRPGISLSVGIVSRFMEEPVYIHWKALKRILRYIQGTMSLGMFYSNSDKYKLVGYSDSDWCGDIDDRKSTSGYVFFMGNTAFTWLSKKQPIVTLSTCEAEYVAASWCVCHAIWLRRLMSKMELEQKDATIIQVDNMSAIELAKNPVNHERSKHIDVRFHIREHVKEGNVELKHVASKDQAADIFTKPLSKEIFDKGKKLIGMMNRRNI, encoded by the coding sequence ATGGAAAGCTGTAATCCGGTTTCGACGCCAATGGAACCAGGAACAAAATTGTCGAAATTTGATGGAGGAGAACGTGTCGAAGCAGGAAAATATCGAAGTTTGGTAGGAAGTCTTCACTATCTCACATGTACAAGACCAGGTATCTCATTAAGTGTAGGCATTGTAAGTCGATTCATGGAAGAGCCAGTTTACATACATTGGAAAGCATTGAAGCGAATTCTGAGGTACATCCAAGGAACAATGTCACTTGGGATGTTTTACTCGAATTCAGACAAATACAAGTTGGTTGGTTACTCTGACAGTGATTGGTGCGGAGACATAGACGatcgaaaaagcacttctggataTGTATTCTTCATGGGAAATACTGCATTCACTTGGCTTTCTAAAAAGCAGCCAATAGTAACACTTTCGACATGTGAAGCAGAATATGTAGCAGCATCCTGGTGCGTTTGTCATGCAATATGGCTCAGAAGATTGATGAGTAAAATGGAGCTAGAACAGAAAGATGCTACAATAATACAAGTTGACAACATGTCAGCAATTGAGTTAGCAAAGAATCCAGTAAACCATGAAAGGAGCAAACACATTGACGTTCGCTTCCACATTCGAGAACACGTGAAGGAAGGAAATGTCGAATTGAAGCATGTAGCAAGTAAGGACCAAGCAGCagacattttcacaaaaccactatCAAAAGAAATCTTCGACAAAGGCAAGAAGTTGATAGGCATGATGAATAGAAGAAACATTTAA